In Horticoccus luteus, the following proteins share a genomic window:
- a CDS encoding phosphoribosylanthranilate isomerase, with protein sequence MRVKVCGLTSLVDAEDADACGVDYLGFNLYPKSPRFVTLAQYAAMRARLPDRRKVAVCVEPSAAELVTMTAAGFDYFQIHFRHDVPVETVAAWAKLVGPERLWLAPKLPPQFDVPAALLPFAKGWLLDTFQVDGFGGSGRTSDWAKFGRHQAAYPEKFWMLSGGLSPENIGAALRATQASFVDVNSGIESAPGVKDLEKLKRFAVQLREAVQALK encoded by the coding sequence GTGCGAGTGAAAGTTTGTGGGCTGACGTCGCTCGTAGACGCCGAGGACGCGGATGCGTGCGGCGTGGACTACCTGGGTTTCAACCTGTATCCGAAATCGCCGCGGTTCGTGACCTTGGCGCAGTATGCGGCGATGCGCGCACGATTGCCTGACCGGCGAAAAGTGGCGGTTTGCGTAGAGCCGTCCGCGGCCGAACTGGTCACCATGACCGCGGCGGGATTCGATTATTTTCAGATTCATTTCCGGCATGATGTGCCGGTCGAAACAGTCGCGGCGTGGGCGAAGCTGGTCGGGCCGGAGCGGCTCTGGCTGGCACCGAAACTGCCACCCCAGTTCGACGTGCCGGCGGCTTTGCTGCCGTTCGCCAAAGGGTGGTTGCTCGATACTTTTCAGGTCGACGGTTTCGGCGGATCGGGGCGCACGAGTGACTGGGCGAAATTTGGGCGACACCAAGCGGCGTATCCGGAAAAGTTCTGGATGTTATCCGGTGGCCTGAGCCCGGAAAACATCGGCGCGGCGCTGCGTGCCACGCAGGCCAGTTTCGTCGACGTGAACAGTGGGATCGAATCCGCGCCGGGTGTGAAAGACTTGGAAAAGCTCAAACGCTTCGCGGTGCAATTGCGCGAAGCAGTGCAGGCGCTCAAGTAA
- a CDS encoding 6-phosphofructokinase yields MLRKPSGTIGILTAGGDCPGLNAVIRGVAKAALHYGLKVVGIEDGFRGLIENRTRPLENADVSGILTQGGTFLGSSRDKPHKIEINGQVTDLTDVVARNYRKLKLDCLVCLGGNGTQKTAYRLHERGGINVLTLPKTIDNDVAETDITFGFDSAMSVATEAIDRLHTTATSHQRIIVCEIMGHSAGWLCLGSGIAGGADVILIPEIPYDLQAVARHLRRRQRAGKRFSIIAVAEGIVSREEAKARAAMDRMARRAAKETRIVSGATGGGLEGVHLVQESVASRLARQLQQLTGVEARVTALGHVQRGGTPTAFDRLLCTRLGTKAGELLAERRYNIMVGIKGAECVPVPLKKVAGIKRIVPVDHPWVKTARLVETCLGDEEEGAS; encoded by the coding sequence ATGCTGCGCAAACCTTCCGGCACGATTGGGATTCTGACGGCGGGGGGCGATTGCCCGGGGTTGAACGCAGTGATCCGCGGCGTGGCGAAGGCGGCGCTGCATTACGGGTTGAAGGTGGTCGGGATTGAGGACGGCTTTCGCGGTTTGATCGAGAATCGCACGCGGCCGTTGGAGAACGCGGACGTGAGCGGCATTCTCACGCAGGGCGGGACGTTTCTCGGGAGCAGTCGCGACAAGCCGCATAAGATTGAAATCAATGGGCAGGTGACCGACTTGACGGACGTCGTCGCGCGCAATTATCGGAAGTTGAAACTCGATTGTCTCGTGTGCTTGGGCGGGAACGGCACGCAGAAGACGGCGTATCGGCTGCATGAACGCGGCGGGATCAATGTGCTGACCTTGCCCAAGACGATCGATAACGACGTGGCGGAAACGGACATCACGTTTGGATTCGACTCGGCGATGTCGGTCGCCACGGAAGCGATCGACCGCCTGCACACGACGGCGACGAGTCATCAACGCATCATCGTGTGCGAAATCATGGGGCATTCGGCGGGGTGGCTGTGCCTCGGGTCGGGTATCGCGGGAGGCGCGGACGTGATTTTGATTCCGGAGATTCCCTACGATTTGCAAGCGGTGGCGCGCCATCTCCGGCGCCGGCAGCGGGCCGGGAAGCGTTTTTCGATCATCGCGGTGGCGGAGGGAATTGTTTCACGGGAAGAGGCGAAAGCGCGCGCGGCGATGGATCGCATGGCGAGGCGCGCGGCGAAGGAGACCCGGATTGTCAGCGGTGCCACGGGGGGCGGACTCGAAGGCGTGCACTTGGTGCAGGAATCGGTGGCGAGCCGGCTCGCGCGACAATTGCAGCAGTTGACGGGTGTGGAAGCGCGCGTGACGGCACTCGGCCATGTGCAGCGTGGCGGCACGCCGACGGCGTTTGATCGTTTGCTGTGCACGCGGCTCGGCACGAAGGCGGGGGAACTGCTCGCCGAGCGGCGCTACAACATCATGGTGGGGATCAAGGGCGCGGAGTGCGTGCCGGTGCCATTGAAGAAAGTTGCCGGCATCAAGCGGATCGTGCCGGTTGATCACCCTTGGGTGAAAACGGCGCGCCTTGTGGAAACCTGCCTCGGCGATGAGGAGGAAGGCGCATCATGA
- a CDS encoding DegT/DnrJ/EryC1/StrS family aminotransferase, which translates to MKVPFLDLSLQHRALRTEALAALAATYDATRFCLGKDVEEFEKNFGATLGYPRVLGMNSGTSPLHVACMIAGFGPGDEVIAPPFTFISTVWGVSYVGATPRFVDVGEGTFNLDPAKIEAAITPRTKGIIVVHLFGQPARMAEIMAIARRHGLFVIEDCAQAVGARYRGEPVGLFGDVGTFSFYPTKNLGGCGEGGAFVARDEATQVKARHIRVHGSDRRYYHDIVGGNFRMDGFQGALLNVKLPHLAGWTARRQAIAQRYLEGIRLADVRLPDQPDYGQSVFHQFTIRHPRRDALRDYLAQQEVGTDLIYPVPLHRQGCFASLGQGPGSFPVAEAAAATCVSLPIFPELTDAQVDHVIAAVNGF; encoded by the coding sequence ATGAAAGTGCCGTTTCTCGATCTTTCGCTTCAACACCGCGCCTTGCGAACTGAGGCGCTGGCGGCGCTCGCGGCGACCTACGACGCCACGCGCTTTTGCCTCGGCAAAGATGTGGAGGAGTTTGAGAAAAATTTTGGCGCGACGCTCGGCTATCCCCGCGTGCTGGGGATGAACAGCGGCACCTCGCCGTTGCACGTGGCGTGCATGATCGCCGGTTTCGGACCGGGCGACGAGGTGATCGCACCGCCGTTCACGTTCATCTCGACGGTGTGGGGCGTGAGCTATGTGGGCGCGACGCCGCGCTTCGTGGACGTGGGGGAGGGCACGTTCAACCTCGACCCGGCGAAGATCGAGGCGGCGATCACACCGCGCACGAAAGGGATTATTGTCGTCCATCTTTTCGGGCAGCCGGCGCGCATGGCCGAGATCATGGCGATCGCACGGAGACACGGACTGTTCGTCATCGAGGATTGCGCGCAGGCGGTCGGGGCGCGATATCGCGGCGAGCCGGTGGGGTTGTTCGGCGATGTCGGCACGTTTAGTTTTTATCCGACGAAAAACCTCGGAGGCTGCGGCGAAGGCGGGGCGTTTGTTGCACGCGATGAGGCGACGCAGGTGAAGGCGCGGCACATCCGTGTGCACGGCTCCGACCGGCGCTATTATCACGACATCGTGGGCGGAAATTTCCGCATGGACGGATTTCAGGGTGCGTTGCTCAACGTGAAGCTGCCGCATCTCGCGGGATGGACGGCGCGGCGGCAGGCGATCGCGCAGCGTTATCTGGAGGGGATTCGTCTGGCGGACGTGCGGCTGCCGGATCAGCCGGATTACGGACAATCGGTGTTTCACCAATTTACGATTCGGCACCCGCGGCGCGACGCGTTGCGTGACTATCTCGCCCAACAGGAGGTGGGCACCGATTTGATCTATCCGGTGCCGTTGCATCGACAGGGGTGCTTCGCGTCGCTCGGTCAGGGCCCAGGCTCGTTCCCTGTGGCGGAAGCGGCGGCGGCGACGTGTGTGAGTCTGCCGATTTTCCCGGAGTTGACGGACGCGCAAGTCGATCACGTGATCGCGGCGGTGAACGGGTTCTGA
- a CDS encoding uroporphyrinogen-III synthase codes for MADEKLTLAGRRVAVTRTREQASELAGKLRDRGAEVIELPLIRVSKEISKDTLADVMLELGSYDWIVFTSANGVRFFFEEFFRILDDIRSLGLLRFACVGEGTARAVKEFHLKVECQPEVATGEALAEALIATGSLDSAKLLVITGNLNRETLVTKLEEARAIVDQLQVYKTEQTDLSGDPAAEDFRARGADAILFASSSAVQSFVDQARALKLAPKAKRPLAGSIGPLTSETMKKAGMPIDFEAKSPGLDALVDALVRKLK; via the coding sequence ATGGCAGACGAAAAACTCACTTTGGCGGGACGACGGGTCGCGGTGACGCGGACGCGGGAACAGGCCTCTGAACTGGCCGGGAAATTGCGCGATCGCGGAGCGGAGGTGATCGAATTGCCGTTGATCCGCGTTTCGAAAGAAATTTCGAAAGACACGCTCGCGGACGTGATGCTCGAGCTGGGCAGCTACGACTGGATCGTGTTCACGAGTGCGAACGGCGTGCGGTTTTTCTTCGAGGAGTTCTTCCGGATTCTCGACGATATCCGCTCACTCGGCCTGCTGCGTTTCGCGTGTGTCGGCGAGGGGACGGCGCGGGCGGTGAAGGAGTTCCATCTGAAGGTCGAGTGCCAGCCCGAGGTCGCGACGGGCGAGGCTCTGGCGGAGGCGCTGATTGCAACGGGCAGCTTGGACAGCGCGAAGTTGCTCGTGATCACGGGGAATTTGAACCGGGAAACGCTGGTGACGAAACTCGAAGAGGCGCGCGCGATCGTGGACCAGTTGCAAGTTTACAAGACGGAGCAGACGGATTTGAGCGGCGACCCGGCGGCGGAGGATTTTCGGGCGCGCGGCGCTGACGCCATTTTGTTCGCGAGTTCGTCCGCCGTGCAGTCGTTCGTGGACCAGGCGCGGGCGTTGAAACTGGCGCCGAAGGCGAAGCGGCCCTTGGCGGGAAGCATCGGTCCGCTGACGAGCGAAACGATGAAGAAGGCGGGCATGCCGATTGATTTTGAGGCGAAATCACCCGGGCTCGATGCGTTGGTCGATGCGTTGGTGCGGAAATTGAAGTGA
- the hemC gene encoding hydroxymethylbilane synthase, whose translation MTKLVLATRKSPLALAQAELVAAHLRTALGVETELLKIVTTGDKQAEWSLEQRGGKGLFTGELEGALFRGEADVAVHSTKDLPGDMAEGLAIAGYLPRADPRDVLVVRTGVREPRTLATGSPRRRLQSAQLFPGVAFTEIRGNVDTRLKKIGELGVADGTVLAAAGLARLGIASWPGVEFRPLRLDQMVPAVGQGAIGVQCRATEAEGFATVFDQTTARAVAVERALQAALGGGCHTAFAAHVGGDVLYLYHEQTGRRTVSLSAEDFARPESAASRILKELGLL comes from the coding sequence ATGACGAAACTCGTTCTCGCCACTCGCAAGAGTCCTCTCGCGCTCGCGCAGGCGGAGCTGGTCGCGGCGCATTTGCGCACGGCCCTCGGGGTGGAGACAGAGCTGCTGAAAATCGTCACCACCGGCGACAAACAAGCGGAGTGGTCGCTGGAACAGCGCGGAGGCAAGGGATTGTTTACGGGGGAACTGGAAGGAGCGCTGTTTCGTGGCGAGGCGGATGTGGCGGTCCACAGCACCAAAGACCTGCCGGGCGACATGGCGGAGGGGCTGGCGATCGCGGGATATCTGCCGCGGGCGGATCCGCGCGACGTGCTCGTGGTGCGAACGGGAGTGCGCGAGCCGCGGACATTGGCCACGGGCAGCCCGCGGCGGCGCTTGCAAAGCGCGCAGTTGTTTCCCGGCGTGGCGTTCACCGAGATTCGCGGCAACGTGGATACGCGGTTGAAGAAGATCGGCGAACTCGGCGTGGCTGACGGCACGGTGCTGGCGGCGGCGGGGTTGGCGCGTCTGGGTATCGCGAGCTGGCCAGGCGTGGAGTTTCGCCCGCTGCGTCTCGATCAAATGGTGCCCGCCGTCGGGCAGGGCGCGATCGGGGTGCAATGCCGGGCCACGGAGGCGGAGGGATTTGCGACGGTTTTTGATCAGACGACGGCGCGCGCGGTGGCCGTTGAACGGGCATTGCAGGCCGCCCTGGGCGGGGGCTGCCATACGGCGTTTGCGGCGCATGTGGGCGGAGACGTGCTGTATCTTTACCATGAGCAAACGGGCAGGCGGACCGTGTCGCTCAGCGCGGAGGATTTTGCGCGTCCGGAGAGCGCGGCGAGCCGCATTTTGAAGGAGCTCGGCTTGCTGTAG
- the ilvC gene encoding ketol-acid reductoisomerase: MPAKVYTDKDADLGVFQNKTLAVLGYGSQGHAHALNLKDSGCKVIIGLYPGSKSKTVAEQHGFEVVDTAEAVRRADVIMVGLPDMKQADVYTNDILPNLTKGKTLIFSHGLSVHFGLIKLHKDIDCIMVAPKGPGHIVRRLYVEGKGMPALIAVAQDKSKKAKKTALAWAKGIGSTRAGVLQTSFKEETETDLFGEQAVLCGGASALVQAGFETLVEAGYQPEMAYFECLHELKLICDLMYESGIAGMRFSISETAKYGDITRGPRVVNKQTKVEMKKILKEIQTGKFTQEWVKEYKGGLKNYKKLLAAGEKHTIEKTGERLRSMMPWMTKKNLKGVQAAYA; encoded by the coding sequence ATGCCCGCCAAAGTCTACACCGACAAAGACGCCGATCTCGGCGTGTTCCAAAACAAGACCCTCGCCGTTCTCGGCTACGGTTCGCAGGGCCATGCCCATGCGCTCAACCTCAAGGATAGCGGTTGCAAGGTCATCATCGGCCTCTATCCCGGCAGCAAGTCGAAGACCGTCGCCGAACAGCACGGTTTCGAGGTGGTCGACACCGCCGAAGCGGTGCGCCGCGCGGACGTCATCATGGTCGGCCTGCCTGACATGAAGCAGGCGGATGTTTATACGAACGACATCCTGCCGAATCTCACGAAGGGCAAGACGTTGATCTTCTCCCACGGGCTGAGCGTCCACTTCGGCTTGATCAAGCTGCACAAGGACATCGATTGCATCATGGTCGCGCCGAAGGGTCCGGGCCATATCGTGCGGCGGCTCTACGTGGAAGGCAAAGGCATGCCGGCGCTGATCGCCGTCGCGCAGGACAAGTCGAAAAAGGCCAAGAAGACCGCGCTGGCGTGGGCGAAGGGCATCGGCTCGACGCGCGCGGGCGTGCTGCAGACGTCGTTCAAGGAAGAGACCGAGACGGATCTTTTCGGCGAGCAGGCGGTGCTCTGCGGTGGCGCGAGCGCGCTGGTGCAGGCAGGCTTCGAGACGCTTGTCGAGGCCGGTTACCAGCCGGAGATGGCGTATTTCGAATGCCTCCACGAGCTGAAGCTCATCTGCGATCTGATGTATGAGAGCGGCATCGCCGGGATGCGTTTCTCGATTTCTGAGACCGCGAAGTATGGCGACATCACCCGCGGACCGCGCGTCGTGAACAAGCAGACCAAGGTCGAGATGAAGAAAATCCTGAAAGAGATTCAGACCGGCAAGTTCACCCAGGAATGGGTGAAGGAATACAAAGGCGGCTTGAAGAACTACAAGAAGCTGCTCGCGGCGGGCGAAAAGCACACCATCGAGAAGACTGGTGAGCGTCTCCGCAGCATGATGCCGTGGATGACGAAGAAGAATCTCAAGGGCGTGCAGGCGGCCTACGCCTGA
- the ilvN gene encoding acetolactate synthase small subunit gives MRHTISVLVENKFGVLARVSGMFSGRGFNIDSLNVAPTHDASLSRITAVLKGDDSSLDLCIKQLRKLVNVVEVVDFKDGQAVARELVLVRVKADAKTRSELLQIKDIFRAKIVHLSMDSIIMEATGDDEKVSALLGLLEPFGILELARTGRLALKR, from the coding sequence ATGCGACACACCATCTCAGTTCTCGTTGAGAACAAGTTCGGCGTCCTGGCGCGCGTGTCCGGAATGTTTTCCGGCCGCGGCTTCAACATCGATTCGCTCAACGTCGCTCCCACCCACGATGCCTCGCTCTCGCGGATCACCGCGGTGCTGAAAGGCGACGACAGCTCGCTTGATCTGTGCATCAAGCAACTGCGCAAGCTGGTCAACGTGGTCGAAGTCGTCGATTTCAAGGACGGGCAGGCGGTCGCACGCGAGCTGGTGCTCGTGCGGGTGAAGGCCGATGCGAAGACGCGGTCCGAGCTGTTGCAGATCAAAGACATTTTCCGCGCGAAGATCGTGCACCTCTCGATGGATTCGATCATCATGGAAGCGACGGGCGACGATGAGAAGGTCAGCGCGTTGCTCGGCCTGCTGGAGCCGTTTGGCATTCTCGAACTGGCCCGCACCGGCCGGCTGGCGCTGAAGCGCTGA
- a CDS encoding aspartate-semialdehyde dehydrogenase — protein MSSPSFTVGIVGATGATGQELLRLLQQRNFPVATLRLFASARSAGKTVEFGGKTVVIEEAKPGVFGDVDVAFFATEGAITKALAPDAVQAGCLVIDKSSAYRMDPAVPLVIPEINPQELRQHHGIIANPNCSTAVALMALWPLHQAFGLKRYLAATYQSVSGTGTDAIDELEAQVRAHVAGTPITKKVYPYQIAFNAIPQVDSFGADGYTGEETKMRQESRRIMGLPNLPVSATCVRVPVVQAHSVAINAEFERPVSVEAARAAIAAFAGAELVDDPANKRYPTPLDFTRQVKCGVGRIRIDTALENGLSLWVSGDNLWKGAALNALQNAELMAREGWLKPKAIAAA, from the coding sequence ATGAGTTCGCCTTCCTTCACAGTCGGTATCGTCGGCGCCACGGGCGCGACGGGTCAAGAGTTGCTGCGGCTGCTGCAGCAACGGAATTTCCCGGTGGCCACACTGCGGCTTTTTGCCTCGGCGCGGTCAGCAGGCAAGACGGTGGAGTTCGGCGGAAAAACGGTCGTAATTGAAGAGGCGAAGCCGGGCGTGTTCGGCGATGTCGACGTCGCGTTTTTCGCGACGGAGGGCGCAATCACGAAGGCGCTCGCGCCGGACGCGGTGCAAGCGGGCTGTCTGGTGATCGACAAGAGTTCGGCCTACCGGATGGATCCGGCGGTGCCACTCGTGATACCCGAGATCAACCCGCAGGAGCTGCGCCAGCACCATGGCATCATTGCGAATCCGAATTGTTCGACCGCCGTGGCGTTGATGGCCTTGTGGCCGCTGCACCAGGCGTTTGGGTTGAAGCGGTATTTGGCGGCGACGTATCAATCGGTGTCCGGCACGGGCACGGATGCGATTGACGAACTTGAGGCGCAAGTGCGGGCGCATGTCGCGGGCACGCCCATTACGAAGAAGGTTTATCCCTATCAGATCGCGTTCAACGCGATCCCGCAGGTCGATTCGTTTGGGGCCGATGGTTACACGGGCGAAGAGACCAAGATGCGGCAGGAGAGCCGGCGCATCATGGGGCTGCCGAATCTGCCGGTTTCGGCGACGTGCGTGCGCGTGCCGGTGGTGCAGGCGCATTCGGTGGCGATCAACGCCGAGTTCGAACGGCCGGTGAGCGTCGAGGCGGCGCGGGCGGCGATCGCGGCCTTTGCGGGTGCGGAGCTCGTGGACGATCCGGCGAACAAGCGTTATCCGACGCCGCTCGATTTCACGCGGCAGGTGAAATGCGGCGTGGGCCGGATTCGCATCGATACCGCGCTCGAAAACGGACTCTCCTTGTGGGTCAGCGGCGACAATCTCTGGAAGGGCGCGGCGTTGAACGCGCTGCAGAACGCCGAGTTGATGGCGCGCGAGGGCTGGCTCAAACCGAAGGCCATTGCCGCGGCGTGA
- a CDS encoding L,D-transpeptidase — translation MEFSLERVTKAHERLGIKPTDRFLLVRIGAATLQFFRGGELVKAHPVSTSKRPPSNLKGSLGTPRGLHEIAERIGAGQPPGMVFKSRVPTGRHFAELPDATADSNLITTRILWLRGLEPGINRGGKVDTYDRYVYIHGTNHEARIGEPLSAGCVLMRSLDLIELFDAVRVGDHVLIVD, via the coding sequence ATGGAATTTTCGTTGGAACGGGTCACCAAAGCCCACGAGCGCCTTGGCATCAAGCCCACAGACCGCTTCCTCCTCGTTCGCATCGGCGCCGCCACGCTCCAATTCTTCCGCGGCGGCGAACTCGTTAAAGCCCACCCCGTTTCCACGTCGAAGCGGCCACCTTCGAACCTTAAAGGTTCCCTCGGCACACCGCGCGGCCTCCATGAAATCGCCGAGCGCATCGGCGCCGGCCAGCCGCCCGGCATGGTCTTCAAATCCCGCGTGCCCACCGGCCGCCACTTTGCCGAATTACCCGACGCCACCGCCGATTCGAATCTCATCACCACGCGCATCCTCTGGCTCCGCGGACTCGAGCCCGGCATCAACCGCGGCGGCAAGGTCGATACCTACGACCGCTATGTTTATATCCACGGCACAAATCACGAAGCGCGCATCGGCGAGCCCTTGAGCGCCGGTTGCGTCCTGATGCGCAGCTTGGATCTCATCGAACTTTTCGACGCAGTCCGCGTCGGCGATCACGTGCTCATCGTGGATTGA
- a CDS encoding sulfatase-like hydrolase/transferase produces MKLPKLRWVLLVWLAGGISLSDAAPAGRRPPNQIVILIDDVARDWIGAYGAAAQTPNIDRLASEGTRFTTAWCTPLCTPTRVSLLTGEYPFRTGWTVHYDVPRWGGRGLDPTRWKTLGQSMRAAGYATAIAGKWQVNDLRAEPGILNAHGFDEHCVWTGVEAGNPASEKRYWDAFIQQNGEPRARAGEFGPDVTQAFVIDFIRRHRTEPFFIYYPMIEAHAPNEPTPLTRAHPPKGEAALFADMVAYADRQVGELVRTVDQLGLRDDTVIFFAGDNGSSTGGELAGRAVPMGKGRVNDVGVHVPLIVRAPGRVRAGAVSTALTDFTDLLPTMLAIAGEPVPKDAKLDGRSLWPVLRGEEDQTPREWIFTQYGSQRAVRDERYYYDSEGACYDLSVDPFQQRDLRDDSTPAVKAEREKLRRALAGRPADAPVPFPEYANAARLLEESIRRHHPHQHPEK; encoded by the coding sequence ATGAAATTGCCGAAGCTGCGGTGGGTGCTGCTGGTGTGGTTGGCGGGTGGGATCAGCTTGTCCGACGCGGCGCCGGCCGGGCGACGGCCGCCGAACCAGATTGTAATCCTCATCGACGATGTGGCGCGCGACTGGATCGGCGCCTATGGCGCGGCGGCGCAAACGCCGAACATCGACCGGCTGGCGAGCGAAGGAACGCGTTTCACGACGGCGTGGTGCACGCCGTTGTGCACGCCGACGCGCGTTTCACTCCTGACCGGCGAGTATCCGTTTCGCACGGGCTGGACGGTGCATTACGATGTGCCGCGTTGGGGCGGCCGGGGGCTGGATCCGACCCGATGGAAAACGCTGGGGCAATCGATGCGGGCGGCGGGCTATGCGACGGCGATCGCGGGCAAATGGCAGGTCAATGACCTGCGGGCCGAACCGGGAATTCTCAACGCCCACGGGTTTGATGAACATTGCGTGTGGACGGGCGTGGAGGCGGGAAATCCCGCGAGCGAGAAGCGTTATTGGGATGCGTTTATCCAGCAGAACGGTGAACCCCGCGCGCGGGCGGGGGAATTCGGGCCGGACGTGACGCAGGCGTTTGTGATCGATTTCATACGGAGGCATCGCACGGAGCCGTTTTTCATTTACTACCCGATGATCGAGGCGCACGCGCCGAACGAGCCGACGCCGCTCACTCGGGCGCATCCGCCGAAAGGCGAGGCAGCGCTGTTTGCCGACATGGTCGCTTACGCGGACAGGCAAGTTGGAGAACTGGTGCGCACGGTGGACCAACTGGGGTTGCGCGATGATACGGTCATTTTCTTCGCGGGCGACAACGGTTCCTCGACGGGCGGGGAGCTCGCGGGGCGCGCCGTGCCGATGGGCAAGGGGCGCGTGAACGATGTCGGCGTGCATGTGCCGCTCATCGTGCGGGCACCGGGTCGGGTGCGGGCGGGCGCGGTGTCGACGGCGTTGACGGATTTCACGGACTTGCTGCCGACGATGTTGGCGATCGCCGGTGAACCAGTGCCAAAGGACGCAAAGCTGGACGGGCGCTCGCTGTGGCCGGTTTTGCGTGGCGAGGAGGACCAGACCCCGCGCGAATGGATTTTCACGCAGTATGGTTCTCAGCGCGCGGTGCGGGACGAGCGCTACTACTACGACAGCGAAGGCGCGTGCTATGATTTGAGCGTCGATCCGTTCCAGCAGCGCGATCTTCGCGACGATTCAACCCCGGCGGTGAAGGCGGAGCGTGAGAAATTGAGGCGCGCGCTGGCGGGCCGTCCGGCCGATGCACCGGTGCCGTTTCCCGAATACGCGAACGCGGCGCGACTGTTGGAGGAGAGCATCCGGCGGCATCATCCCCATCAGCACCCTGAGAAATAG
- a CDS encoding MGH1-like glycoside hydrolase domain-containing protein has product MNTPALRDDGTYQNGGYWATPLPWLMVTLMPDDAPAAATLFCEAVEDFQSRGDINEWINDAAPRTHGVPQYCASAALPLAGATRLHEFLAAQNRDLPAPLAARFAADERWLREQATRLLRAAGRPAKDGVEIFEPDASGRYGAFWVRDWSYALEGCPEVFTSEEIRRGYLFLAAAQRSDGCMPDRVRADGHGVFSPGPESHPFSRHGSVDQSPFMVILCDQYWHLSGDLGAFRSTAAALEKALQFTPRNAVNGLVTITDSTLFRPYSFLDTVPLTGDQQFDSVLFWDACRKLAAMFSAVGDEDSAQRWRHEAQRVQRGLASLWDERTGLFVAASEHWRQPAIWGSLFAVYVGCATPAQARRIAQYCRENLPLLVFHGQVRHLPKGTFWGQPEPQYLHPAAPPRDGP; this is encoded by the coding sequence ATGAATACGCCTGCTTTGCGCGACGACGGCACTTACCAGAACGGCGGCTACTGGGCGACTCCGCTGCCGTGGCTCATGGTCACCCTCATGCCCGACGACGCGCCCGCCGCCGCCACGCTGTTTTGCGAAGCGGTGGAAGACTTCCAATCGCGCGGCGATATCAACGAATGGATTAACGACGCCGCTCCGCGCACCCACGGGGTCCCCCAGTACTGCGCCAGCGCCGCGCTCCCCCTGGCCGGCGCCACGCGGCTGCACGAATTCCTCGCCGCCCAAAACCGCGACTTGCCCGCGCCGCTCGCCGCCCGTTTCGCCGCCGACGAACGCTGGCTCCGCGAACAAGCGACCCGCCTCCTCCGCGCCGCCGGGCGCCCGGCGAAAGACGGCGTCGAGATTTTCGAGCCCGATGCCTCGGGACGATACGGCGCCTTCTGGGTGCGCGACTGGTCCTACGCGCTGGAAGGCTGCCCCGAGGTTTTCACCTCTGAAGAGATTCGTCGTGGTTACCTCTTCCTCGCCGCCGCGCAGCGCTCGGATGGCTGCATGCCCGACCGCGTGCGGGCCGACGGCCACGGCGTGTTTTCACCTGGCCCCGAAAGCCATCCGTTCTCTCGCCACGGCTCCGTCGATCAATCGCCGTTCATGGTCATTCTGTGCGATCAATACTGGCACCTGTCCGGCGATCTCGGCGCCTTTCGCTCCACCGCTGCGGCCTTGGAAAAAGCCCTGCAGTTCACGCCGCGCAACGCCGTCAACGGCCTCGTCACCATCACCGACTCCACCCTCTTCCGCCCTTACAGTTTTCTGGATACCGTCCCGCTGACCGGCGACCAGCAATTCGACTCCGTTCTCTTCTGGGACGCGTGCCGCAAACTCGCCGCGATGTTCTCCGCCGTCGGCGACGAGGATTCGGCCCAACGCTGGCGTCACGAAGCACAGCGGGTGCAGCGCGGTCTCGCCAGCCTTTGGGACGAACGCACCGGCCTGTTCGTCGCGGCGAGCGAACACTGGCGGCAACCCGCGATCTGGGGCTCCTTGTTTGCCGTTTACGTCGGTTGCGCCACCCCCGCGCAAGCCCGCCGCATCGCTCAGTATTGCCGGGAAAATCTCCCGCTGCTCGTTTTCCACGGCCAGGTGCGCCATCTCCCGAAAGGCACTTTCTGGGGTCAACCCGAGCCGCAATACCTTCATCCAGCCGCGCCGCCGCGCGATGGCCCGTAA